A portion of the Tenacibaculum todarodis genome contains these proteins:
- a CDS encoding PadR family transcriptional regulator, which produces MKIENTKAQMRKGVLEYCILSILQHGDAYTSEILKTLKAAEMIVVEGTIYPLLTRLKNAGLLTYRWEESTSGPPRKYYVLTENGGMFLKELDKTWSNLVNAVHQVTTTKSTKDE; this is translated from the coding sequence ATGAAGATAGAAAACACAAAAGCGCAAATGCGAAAAGGTGTTTTAGAGTATTGTATACTTTCCATACTACAACATGGAGATGCTTATACTTCTGAAATACTAAAAACGCTAAAAGCTGCAGAAATGATTGTGGTTGAAGGTACCATTTACCCATTATTAACACGTTTAAAAAACGCAGGTTTATTAACCTACAGATGGGAAGAATCAACTTCTGGACCACCAAGAAAATATTACGTTTTAACAGAAAATGGAGGTATGTTCCTTAAAGAATTAGACAAAACCTGGAGCAATCTAGTAAATGCAGTACACCAAGTAACAACAACAAAATCAACTAAAGATGAATAA
- a CDS encoding PspC domain-containing protein, with product MNKTININLGGFFFHIDETAYSKLKRYLESISRSLSDDPQGKNEIISDIEARISELLSERITDARQVVNESDIEEVIAIMGQPEDYADAEEGYAETNYSYQRRNTNSKKLFRSGDDKFLGGVAAGLGHYFGIDTIWVRLIFLVLGFSGGAGIPLYIILWILLPEAQSTAEKLQMEGEAVNIDNIEKKIRDEFNSLSTKVKDGASEISDKISSADYAKLKQQSKSGLQEFLDTIGKIFLAVFKVFGKFIGVILLFVAAAVLLSLIIGLFSVGSIEILNFDNDFVQYPPFFYDSILPKWLLTVFGFLLIGIPFLILFILGLRILSSNVKQFSKTTSLTLLGLWLVALFTVAFSGIEFATSHAYNGTKIEKSDINIIANDTLKIKMVNDDNLYYQHNLRRRTNSEEVHVNDVKMAYSNNVKIDVKKSETNEAYIEIHKESNGRNRSKANKSASEITYKYTIEDKNLTFDAYFLSDYRNIWKDEEIKATVYVPEGVTVYFHNSTKRFLYGVDNLQDVNDKDMSNQHFTMTPKGFDCNDCEEDIMRNEKEINQERERKRRLRIKADGNSIDVEF from the coding sequence ATGAATAAGACTATAAACATAAATTTGGGTGGATTTTTCTTTCACATAGATGAAACCGCTTATAGCAAATTAAAGAGATATTTAGAATCCATTTCTAGGTCGCTAAGCGATGATCCGCAAGGAAAAAATGAAATTATTTCTGACATTGAAGCACGTATTAGCGAGCTACTTTCAGAAAGAATTACAGATGCTAGACAGGTTGTAAACGAAAGCGATATTGAAGAAGTTATTGCTATTATGGGACAACCAGAAGATTATGCAGATGCTGAAGAAGGTTATGCTGAGACAAACTATTCTTATCAAAGAAGAAATACCAACTCAAAAAAATTATTTAGAAGTGGTGACGATAAGTTCTTAGGTGGTGTTGCAGCTGGATTAGGTCATTATTTTGGAATAGACACAATTTGGGTACGTTTAATCTTCTTAGTATTAGGTTTTAGCGGTGGAGCTGGAATTCCACTATACATTATCTTATGGATTCTTTTACCTGAAGCACAATCTACAGCCGAAAAATTACAGATGGAAGGCGAAGCTGTAAATATTGACAACATTGAAAAAAAAATTCGTGACGAGTTTAACAGCCTTTCAACAAAGGTAAAAGACGGTGCATCAGAGATTAGTGATAAAATATCAAGTGCAGATTATGCGAAGTTAAAACAGCAATCTAAATCGGGTTTACAAGAATTTTTAGACACAATTGGTAAAATTTTCTTAGCAGTATTTAAAGTGTTTGGTAAATTTATTGGAGTAATCTTATTATTTGTTGCCGCAGCAGTTTTACTGTCATTAATAATTGGTTTATTCTCTGTAGGAAGTATTGAAATATTAAATTTTGATAATGACTTTGTTCAATATCCACCATTTTTCTATGATTCAATTTTACCAAAATGGTTACTTACTGTTTTTGGATTCTTATTAATTGGGATTCCGTTTTTAATCTTATTTATTTTAGGATTAAGAATCTTATCGAGTAACGTAAAACAATTCAGTAAAACAACATCTTTAACTTTATTAGGTTTGTGGCTTGTAGCTTTGTTTACAGTAGCTTTTTCAGGAATTGAATTTGCAACTTCACATGCATATAATGGTACTAAAATTGAAAAAAGTGACATTAATATTATAGCAAACGATACGTTAAAAATTAAGATGGTTAATGATGATAATTTATACTATCAGCATAACTTACGAAGAAGAACCAATTCTGAAGAAGTACATGTAAATGACGTAAAGATGGCGTATTCTAACAATGTAAAAATTGATGTAAAAAAGAGTGAGACTAATGAAGCTTACATAGAAATTCATAAAGAATCTAATGGAAGAAACCGTTCTAAAGCAAATAAAAGTGCTTCAGAAATAACATACAAGTACACAATTGAAGACAAAAATTTAACTTTTGACGCTTACTTTTTAAGTGATTATAGAAACATTTGGAAAGACGAGGAAATTAAAGCAACAGTTTATGTTCCTGAAGGTGTTACCGTCTATTTTCATAATTCTACAAAACGTTTTTTATATGGTGTAGATAATTTACAAGATGTAAATGACAAAGACATGAGTAATCAACATTTTACAATGACACCAAAAGGTTTTGATTGTAATGATTGCGAAGAAGATATTATGAGAAATGAAAAAGAAATTAATCAAGAAAGAGAAAGAAAAAGAAGATTAAGAATAAAAGCAGACGGTAATAGTATTGATGTTGAATTTTAA
- a CDS encoding nuclear transport factor 2 family protein, with translation MARLIVLLFMVFSAAFLNAQVDEIPAYKPVDKELHEEITKMDSLFFDAYNNCNMKVQAEILSEDLEFFHDRGGLSTSKEAILKALKDNICNKVTRTLIKGSIEVYPIPNYGAVQMGYHKFFNKQEPNGKQMASKFVTIWKKENNKWQITRVISLH, from the coding sequence ATGGCAAGATTAATTGTACTATTATTTATGGTTTTTTCTGCTGCTTTCTTAAATGCGCAAGTAGATGAAATACCTGCCTACAAACCTGTAGACAAAGAACTACATGAAGAAATTACAAAAATGGACAGTCTTTTTTTTGATGCTTATAATAATTGTAACATGAAAGTTCAGGCAGAAATTTTATCAGAAGATCTAGAATTTTTTCATGACAGAGGCGGTTTATCAACCTCAAAAGAGGCTATTTTAAAAGCTTTAAAAGATAACATTTGTAATAAAGTTACTAGAACACTTATTAAAGGAAGTATTGAAGTATATCCAATTCCTAATTACGGAGCTGTACAAATGGGTTATCATAAGTTTTTCAATAAGCAAGAGCCAAACGGAAAACAAATGGCAAGTAAGTTTGTTACAATTTGGAAAAAAGAAAACAATAAATGGCAAATTACACGTGTAATTAGTCTGCATTAA
- a CDS encoding DUF4870 domain-containing protein has protein sequence MKNNDQNTNAFLIHISAFAGYLFPLGSIIAPLILWQTLKERSGFLDEHGKEAVNFNISFGLYIFILSASFFPFFFRSFFNILDNVDHVDFGIDIGSGIFGLFGIVSIASFVVLAKIALIIIASLKANKGETYKYPFTINFIK, from the coding sequence ATGAAAAATAACGACCAAAACACCAACGCTTTTTTAATACATATATCTGCATTTGCAGGTTATTTATTTCCGCTTGGTAGTATAATTGCTCCATTAATTTTATGGCAAACATTGAAAGAACGAAGTGGTTTTTTAGATGAACATGGTAAAGAAGCAGTAAACTTTAACATCAGTTTTGGTTTGTACATCTTTATTTTGTCTGCCTCTTTTTTTCCATTCTTTTTTAGATCATTCTTTAACATATTAGACAATGTAGATCATGTTGATTTTGGAATTGATATTGGTTCTGGAATTTTTGGACTCTTTGGCATTGTTTCTATAGCAAGCTTTGTGGTTTTAGCAAAAATTGCATTGATAATAATTGCGTCTTTAAAAGCAAATAAAGGAGAAACATACAAGTATCCTTTTACAATAAACTTTATAAAATAA
- the pdhA gene encoding pyruvate dehydrogenase (acetyl-transferring) E1 component subunit alpha, translating to MKKITKETYLNWYKDMLFWRKFEDKLAAVYIQQKVRGFLHLYNGQEAVLAGALHAMDLSKDKMITAYRNHVQPIGMGVDPKRVMAELYGKVTGTSHGMGGSMHIFSKEHRFYGGHGIVGGQIPLGAGIAFGDKYQGNDGVTLCCFGDGAARQGSLHETFNMAMNWKLPVIFIVENNGYAMGTSVERTANHTDIWKLGLGYEMPCGPVDGMNPIKVAEAIDEALQRARRGDGPTFLEMKTYRYRGHSMSDAQHYRTKDEVEEYKKIDPITQVLDVIQDKKYASDEEIDAIKKEVKSMVAECEKFAEDSPYPEAQQLYDTVYDQEDYPFIS from the coding sequence ATGAAAAAAATAACCAAAGAAACTTACCTAAACTGGTATAAAGACATGCTCTTTTGGAGAAAATTTGAAGACAAATTAGCAGCAGTTTATATTCAACAAAAAGTAAGAGGTTTTTTGCATTTATACAACGGGCAAGAAGCAGTTTTAGCGGGTGCTTTACACGCAATGGACTTATCTAAAGACAAAATGATAACTGCTTACCGTAATCACGTTCAACCAATTGGTATGGGTGTTGATCCTAAACGCGTAATGGCAGAATTATACGGAAAAGTAACAGGAACTTCTCATGGGATGGGTGGTTCTATGCATATTTTTTCTAAAGAACACCGTTTTTATGGTGGTCACGGAATTGTTGGTGGTCAGATACCATTAGGGGCAGGAATTGCTTTTGGTGATAAATACCAAGGAAATGACGGTGTAACTTTATGTTGTTTTGGAGATGGAGCTGCACGTCAAGGCTCGTTACATGAAACTTTTAACATGGCAATGAACTGGAAATTACCAGTAATTTTTATTGTTGAAAACAATGGTTACGCAATGGGAACTTCAGTAGAAAGAACAGCAAACCATACAGATATTTGGAAACTAGGTTTAGGATACGAAATGCCTTGTGGACCTGTTGATGGGATGAACCCTATTAAAGTTGCTGAAGCTATAGATGAAGCTTTACAAAGAGCAAGACGTGGAGATGGACCAACGTTTTTAGAAATGAAAACCTACCGTTACCGTGGGCACTCAATGTCTGATGCACAACACTATCGTACTAAAGACGAAGTTGAAGAATACAAAAAAATAGATCCTATTACACAAGTATTGGATGTTATTCAAGATAAAAAATATGCATCTGATGAAGAAATTGATGCTATTAAGAAAGAAGTAAAAAGTATGGTTGCAGAATGTGAGAAGTTTGCTGAAGACTCTCCATATCCAGAAGCACAGCAATTATATGACACAGTTTACGATCAAGAAGATTATCCTTTTATAAGCTAA
- a CDS encoding M15 family metallopeptidase: MKKSTLLILLFLSLGLIAQELPKGFVYLNDVVPSIETELRYCSHNNFIGIPIDGYEDNALIISTKAANALKKVQEEILKKGFSLKVFDAYRPQQAVNHFVRWARVLNDTVKKREYYPNIPKRQLFNLGYIASKSGHTRGSTVDLTLIDVKTGTELDMGSPYDFFGEISHPFSKKLSKKQLENRLLLRTVMLKNNFRPYVNEWWHFTLRNEPFPKTYFNFPIK; encoded by the coding sequence ATGAAAAAGTCCACTTTACTTATTTTATTATTTCTAAGTCTTGGTTTAATAGCTCAAGAGTTACCCAAAGGATTTGTTTATCTAAATGATGTTGTTCCGTCCATAGAAACAGAACTACGTTATTGTTCTCATAATAATTTTATAGGAATTCCTATTGATGGTTACGAAGACAATGCACTTATTATTTCAACAAAAGCTGCAAATGCATTGAAAAAAGTACAAGAAGAAATCCTAAAAAAAGGCTTCAGTTTAAAAGTATTTGATGCGTATAGGCCACAACAAGCCGTTAATCATTTTGTACGTTGGGCGCGCGTACTAAACGACACTGTAAAAAAGAGAGAATATTATCCAAATATTCCCAAACGTCAGTTATTTAACCTTGGCTATATTGCTTCAAAATCCGGACACACTCGTGGAAGCACAGTAGATTTAACTTTAATCGACGTAAAAACGGGTACAGAACTAGACATGGGAAGTCCATATGATTTCTTCGGAGAAATATCGCATCCATTTTCTAAAAAATTATCAAAAAAACAACTGGAAAATCGACTTTTACTAAGAACAGTAATGTTAAAAAACAACTTTAGACCTTATGTTAATGAATGGTGGCATTTTACATTACGTAATGAACCATTTCCTAAGACGTATTTCAATTTTCCGATAAAGTAA
- a CDS encoding DUF4442 domain-containing protein gives MNFTPRKVNFFNLIKLPLAYLGGVRVKSITDREVVVSIKHRWMNQNPFKSMFWAAQGMAAEMPTGVLVMKAIDDSKRKVSMLVTRQEAQFFKKATGRIHFSCTGGNEIRDAIQKSIDTGEGQVIVLTSEGKNKEGVVVSKFQFHWSLRVKK, from the coding sequence ATGAATTTCACTCCAAGAAAAGTTAACTTTTTTAACCTAATAAAGCTTCCTTTAGCCTACCTTGGCGGAGTTAGAGTAAAGTCTATAACAGATAGAGAAGTGGTAGTTTCAATAAAACATAGGTGGATGAATCAAAATCCGTTTAAAAGTATGTTTTGGGCAGCACAAGGAATGGCAGCAGAAATGCCAACAGGAGTTTTGGTAATGAAAGCGATTGATGATTCTAAGAGAAAAGTATCTATGTTAGTTACGCGTCAAGAAGCGCAATTTTTTAAGAAAGCTACTGGAAGAATTCATTTTTCTTGTACAGGAGGGAACGAAATTAGAGATGCAATTCAAAAATCAATAGATACTGGAGAAGGTCAAGTTATCGTTTTAACGTCCGAAGGGAAAAATAAAGAAGGAGTTGTTGTTTCTAAATTCCAATTTCATTGGAGTTTACGAGTAAAAAAATAA
- a CDS encoding VOC family protein: protein MFTFSFNHIALSVKDVNQSVEFYQKTLQLKEIKNTASDSKTRWLSINEGKQLHLIPRPNFEIKINKAAHFALTTSNLDSFITNLKELKIDCSDWLNTPNKDYIRKDGIRQVYFQDPDGYWIEINNDI, encoded by the coding sequence ATGTTTACTTTTTCATTTAACCATATAGCACTTTCTGTAAAAGATGTTAACCAATCTGTTGAATTTTATCAAAAAACACTTCAACTTAAAGAAATTAAGAATACTGCTTCTGACTCAAAAACAAGATGGTTATCCATTAATGAAGGAAAACAACTTCACCTTATTCCTCGTCCAAATTTTGAAATAAAGATTAATAAAGCTGCTCATTTTGCACTAACTACATCTAATCTAGATTCTTTTATAACAAATCTAAAAGAATTAAAAATTGATTGCTCTGATTGGCTTAATACACCAAATAAAGATTACATACGAAAAGATGGAATTAGACAGGTTTACTTTCAAGACCCAGATGGATATTGGATTGAAATAAATAATGATATTTAA
- a CDS encoding head GIN domain-containing protein, protein MKTTISKVFALLILATLTISCAGNMFNSVSGNRNVKTENRKIQDNFSVVKVSTGIDLYITQGNEVSLVVEADENLLDIIKTEVNENGKLSIYSEKNIWKAKARKVHLTLTNIEELIATSGSDVYTENTLKATRFKVSVTSGADAKIDVDAENVESNATSGADLSISGVATNHTSSATSGSSIYAFGLKSKKAKVSVTSGADIDIYASESIDARATSGGDIDYKGNPTNVNKKETSGGDVDAK, encoded by the coding sequence ATGAAAACAACTATTTCTAAAGTATTCGCACTACTAATTTTAGCAACTCTAACTATTTCTTGCGCTGGCAACATGTTTAACAGCGTAAGCGGAAACAGAAATGTAAAAACTGAAAACCGTAAAATTCAAGATAATTTTTCAGTAGTTAAAGTTAGCACAGGTATTGATCTTTATATAACACAAGGAAACGAAGTTTCTTTAGTTGTTGAAGCTGATGAAAATTTACTCGACATTATTAAAACTGAAGTAAATGAAAATGGAAAACTAAGCATCTATTCAGAAAAGAACATTTGGAAAGCCAAAGCTCGTAAAGTGCATTTAACACTTACAAATATTGAAGAATTAATTGCCACAAGCGGAAGTGATGTGTACACAGAAAACACTTTAAAAGCAACAAGATTTAAAGTTAGTGTTACTAGCGGAGCTGATGCAAAAATTGATGTTGATGCTGAAAATGTAGAGTCTAACGCAACAAGCGGAGCCGATTTAAGCATTTCTGGAGTAGCAACAAATCATACTTCTAGCGCTACAAGCGGAAGCTCTATTTATGCCTTCGGATTAAAAAGTAAAAAAGCTAAAGTTAGTGTTACAAGTGGAGCAGACATAGATATTTATGCTTCTGAAAGTATTGATGCTAGAGCAACAAGTGGTGGAGATATAGATTATAAAGGAAACCCAACAAACGTTAACAAGAAAGAAACTTCTGGTGGAGACGTAGATGCAAAATAA